A window of Lacibacter sediminis contains these coding sequences:
- a CDS encoding outer membrane beta-barrel protein → MKKLLLILLVIIASVSVKAQTAGITGKVTDSTGSKGLDKATVKLVEKSFPYDTSRTSTNAKGEFSFAKIPTSAYSIVISYTGYKPMIKEFFKPSAGVSNIDLGELVLVNSYLDLKEIVIEAPAVTMKEDTVEYRAGAFQTKPNATTEELLKKLPGVQVDREGNVTAQGKAVTRVKVNGKDFFTGDPKTATKEIPADMIDKVQVIDDYGDQSTVSGIRDGEPEKVINLQLKKDKNKGIFGRAQAGYGTNDRYNGAVTVNRFNNSKQLSIIANSNNVNTSTFQQDGSSGGGNTGGGGGGRGGMTFGGGGGGGNTGGNQNGVTKLNSIGLNYRNDFGTRNSFYGSYTYSHRATSIEQYTAQENIGKTGAGSIFTNTDQGSLNKNGTHRAFGNLELWIDSFNYIKFSPSFTLTESNNRSQSVFDIFNESSLLQDGTNMNTSLSDRPNFRSNLLYNHRFKKRGRNFSFNSDLNFSSNESDQFTNNESVFYLTNGTKDSTLKQNILQDNRTRNINLRATYTEPLAVDRFLDLSYNYNKNFGSNDRQNYIQLPGNTNYTLIDSFSNAYENNFDYNRIGASLRTVKKKYNYSVGVIFQPVIMRGYDTNKDSAYKTIQNFNWFPVARFTYNFTRTKAINFNYNGIARQPSFEQLQPVPDRSNLQYQTIGNPLLRPSNSHNFNANFNNFNFSSGRIFLVNLGFNFIEDQIVNNVIFFRNSSGDKTGGQLTRPENVNGYYNANLFGTYSRPFKNRKYVISANSMVNYNNNISLVDSERNIGKNWLYTQGLNFEFNIPWLELVTGARYSLIYNDFSNASNPTTKTTTWVLSSDARFDLGAGFIFRWDFDYTINQGLAAGVQKNIALLNASLEKEVFKKKNGIIRLAGFDVFKQNTNVSRSVNNNFIVDTRTNRLTQYFMLSFTYRLNRFKGTQQPQQQNNMRRMGGERTMMMNNDNQ, encoded by the coding sequence ATGAAGAAATTACTACTCATTCTCCTTGTCATCATCGCATCCGTATCCGTAAAAGCACAAACAGCCGGCATCACCGGAAAAGTAACCGATTCAACAGGTTCAAAAGGTTTGGACAAAGCCACTGTTAAGCTGGTAGAAAAAAGTTTCCCTTACGATACATCAAGGACCTCCACCAATGCGAAGGGTGAATTCAGCTTTGCAAAAATTCCTACTTCAGCTTATTCCATTGTGATCAGCTACACAGGCTACAAGCCAATGATCAAAGAATTCTTTAAGCCATCTGCCGGTGTATCCAATATTGATCTGGGCGAACTGGTGCTGGTGAACTCCTACCTTGACCTGAAAGAAATTGTGATCGAGGCCCCCGCAGTAACCATGAAAGAAGATACGGTTGAATACCGTGCAGGTGCCTTTCAAACCAAACCAAATGCAACTACTGAAGAGCTATTGAAAAAACTCCCCGGTGTGCAGGTGGACAGAGAAGGCAATGTAACTGCGCAGGGCAAAGCCGTAACCCGTGTAAAAGTAAACGGGAAAGACTTCTTCACAGGCGATCCTAAAACAGCTACCAAAGAAATACCCGCTGATATGATCGATAAAGTGCAGGTAATTGATGATTATGGCGATCAATCAACAGTGTCGGGTATTCGTGATGGCGAGCCCGAGAAAGTAATTAACCTTCAACTGAAAAAAGATAAGAATAAAGGGATATTCGGAAGGGCGCAAGCTGGTTACGGTACGAATGACCGTTATAACGGTGCCGTTACCGTAAACAGGTTCAACAACAGCAAACAGCTTTCAATTATTGCAAACAGTAATAACGTAAACACGTCTACTTTCCAACAGGATGGCAGCAGCGGTGGCGGAAACACCGGTGGTGGAGGTGGTGGCCGAGGAGGTATGACTTTTGGCGGCGGTGGAGGCGGCGGTAATACTGGTGGCAATCAAAATGGTGTTACCAAGTTGAATTCTATTGGCTTGAACTACCGTAACGATTTTGGAACACGTAACTCGTTTTACGGTAGTTATACTTATTCGCACAGAGCAACCAGCATTGAGCAATACACAGCCCAGGAAAATATCGGGAAAACAGGAGCCGGATCAATTTTTACAAATACAGACCAGGGATCATTAAATAAAAACGGCACACACCGTGCGTTTGGCAACCTAGAACTTTGGATCGATTCATTTAATTACATCAAATTCAGTCCAAGCTTTACGCTCACGGAATCGAACAACCGTTCTCAAAGTGTGTTCGATATTTTTAATGAAAGCTCGCTTTTGCAAGATGGTACTAACATGAATACCTCCTTAAGCGACCGTCCGAACTTCAGAAGTAACTTATTATACAACCACCGCTTTAAAAAACGTGGCCGCAATTTCTCGTTTAACAGTGACCTCAATTTCTCATCAAACGAAAGTGATCAGTTTACAAATAACGAGTCTGTATTTTATTTAACAAACGGAACGAAAGATTCCACGCTTAAGCAAAATATTCTGCAGGATAACCGCACCCGTAATATCAATCTGCGTGCAACTTACACCGAGCCATTAGCAGTTGATCGTTTTCTTGATCTTAGTTATAACTATAATAAAAACTTCGGAAGCAACGACCGTCAGAACTATATACAGCTTCCCGGCAACACGAATTATACACTGATTGATTCTTTTAGCAACGCTTACGAAAATAATTTCGATTACAATCGAATAGGAGCAAGTTTGCGTACAGTTAAGAAAAAGTACAACTACAGTGTAGGCGTTATTTTTCAGCCTGTGATTATGCGTGGGTATGATACAAACAAAGACAGTGCTTATAAAACTATCCAAAATTTTAATTGGTTCCCGGTTGCACGTTTTACATACAATTTCACACGTACCAAGGCAATTAATTTCAACTACAATGGTATCGCACGCCAGCCAAGCTTTGAACAATTACAACCTGTGCCCGACAGAAGTAATCTGCAATATCAAACCATAGGTAACCCTTTACTTCGACCGTCTAACAGTCATAACTTTAATGCCAACTTCAACAATTTCAACTTTAGTTCCGGCCGAATTTTCTTAGTGAATTTAGGTTTCAACTTTATTGAGGATCAGATCGTAAATAATGTGATTTTCTTCAGGAATTCCAGTGGAGATAAGACGGGTGGACAACTGACAAGACCGGAAAATGTAAACGGGTATTATAATGCAAATCTGTTTGGTACTTATTCCCGCCCTTTCAAGAACAGAAAATATGTGATCAGTGCCAACAGTATGGTGAATTACAACAACAACATCAGCCTTGTTGATAGTGAGCGCAACATTGGTAAAAACTGGCTTTATACCCAGGGTTTAAATTTCGAGTTCAATATTCCTTGGTTAGAGTTAGTTACAGGAGCAAGGTATAGCCTTATTTATAATGATTTCAGTAATGCAAGTAATCCTACTACCAAGACTACTACCTGGGTATTGAGCAGTGATGCCCGCTTTGATCTTGGTGCAGGTTTTATTTTCCGTTGGGATTTTGATTATACCATCAACCAAGGACTGGCCGCAGGTGTTCAAAAAAACATTGCATTGTTAAATGCATCGCTTGAAAAAGAAGTGTTCAAAAAGAAAAACGGGATTATCCGTCTCGCAGGTTTCGATGTTTTTAAACAGAATACCAATGTGAGCCGCAGCGTCAATAACAACTTTATTGTTGATACAAGAACAAACAGGCTTACACAATATTTCATGTTGAGCTTTACTTATCGTCTCAACAGATTTAAAGGAACCCAGCAGCCGCAGCAGCAAAACAATATGCGCCGTATGGGAGGAGAAAGAACAATGATGATGAATAACGATAACCAGTAA
- a CDS encoding MlaE family ABC transporter permease produces the protein MDFFTHFGRYLLMIKGMFSRPENMRLYWKELMHQCNEIGIRSVGIVVIISVFLGAVTTVQTAYQLITPLIPKTVIAIIVRDNIILELAPTLICVVLAGVVGSRIASELGNMRISEQIDALEIMGINTKTYLILPKIVAALIVVPCLVVLAAVLGIWGGKMAGSLSGILPPEIYNDGLLEDFIPYNVIFALSKTYTYAFIISSIPAYYGYHVQGGSLEIGRASTKSVIVSCILILLADYALAALLL, from the coding sequence ATGGATTTCTTCACACACTTCGGCCGTTACCTGTTAATGATCAAGGGCATGTTTTCCAGGCCGGAGAATATGCGTCTTTACTGGAAAGAGTTGATGCACCAATGCAATGAGATCGGTATACGATCTGTTGGTATCGTTGTTATCATCTCTGTTTTTCTTGGTGCGGTAACAACTGTACAAACAGCTTACCAGCTTATCACACCTCTCATTCCAAAAACGGTGATCGCCATTATTGTGCGTGACAATATCATTCTTGAACTGGCACCAACACTTATTTGCGTGGTACTCGCAGGTGTGGTTGGTTCACGTATTGCATCAGAGTTGGGTAATATGCGTATCAGTGAACAGATCGATGCATTGGAGATCATGGGCATCAACACAAAAACTTATCTCATCTTACCAAAAATTGTTGCAGCACTAATTGTTGTTCCATGCTTAGTGGTGCTTGCAGCGGTGTTAGGTATCTGGGGCGGTAAAATGGCCGGTTCTTTATCGGGTATTCTTCCACCGGAAATTTACAACGATGGTTTGCTCGAAGATTTTATTCCTTACAACGTCATATTTGCATTGAGCAAAACTTATACGTACGCATTCATTATTTCAAGTATACCTGCTTATTATGGTTACCATGTACAGGGCGGCTCACTGGAGATTGGTCGTGCAAGTACCAAATCGGTGATCGTAAGTTGTATTTTAATTTTATTGGCAGATTATGCACTCGCTGCATTATTATTATAA
- a CDS encoding NADP-dependent malic enzyme, with protein MNKEELRRQQALEYHAKGRPGKIEVIPTKEAKTQRDLSLAYSPGVAVPCMEIFNNPEDVYKYTAKGNLVAVISNGTAVLGLGDIGPEAGKPVMEGKGVLFKIFADIDVFDIEINEKDPEKFVQIVKALEPTFGGINLEDIKSPECFYIEQRLKEEMKIPLMHDDQHGTAIISAAALLNALELQKKKIDKVQIVVNGAGAAAISCIKLYVALGAKKENIKVFDSKGLIHDGRTDLDEQKQLFVIKSKPMTLDEGMKNADVFIGLSKGNTVSKEMVKSMAKNPIVFAMANPDPEITYEDATETRKDVIMGTGRSDYPNQINNVLGFPYIFRGALDVRATTINEEMKLAAVKALAELAKTPVPDIVNMAYNETNIAFGPNYIIPKPLDPRLLSYVAPAVAKAAMDSGVAQHPITNWEEYENILNHRLGIDNQLMRAIGSKARKDPKRVVFADAENVKVLKAAQLAYEEGVAYPILLGDVKNINEIADVNGIELEGIPVLDPKSKEMEEMRQKFGELFFQKRQRKGLNRYEAAKSMKERTHFGCMMVETGEADAMISGLSRKYADTIRPALQIIGKDENVRKIAGMYIMLTKRGPLFLADATVNFNPRADELADITQLVAKEVRSFGITPRVAMLSYSNFGSSEGNESKIVARAREIVKEREPNLVCDGEVQPLVAFNKEILKENYPFSELVNGEPNVLIFPNLASGNIAYNLLQEVGEADAIGPILLGLKKPVHILQLGSSVRSIFNMVLISVVDAQMKTKSNTQEAVKKSPWWKRFRKVSHDM; from the coding sequence ATGAACAAAGAAGAACTGCGCCGGCAACAGGCATTGGAATATCATGCCAAAGGAAGACCGGGGAAAATTGAAGTAATTCCTACGAAAGAAGCCAAAACACAGCGTGATTTATCATTAGCATATTCACCTGGTGTTGCGGTGCCCTGCATGGAAATTTTCAACAACCCCGAAGACGTTTACAAATACACAGCAAAAGGAAACTTAGTAGCGGTGATCAGCAATGGCACTGCGGTACTGGGTCTTGGTGATATTGGTCCCGAAGCGGGCAAACCCGTGATGGAAGGAAAGGGAGTACTATTCAAGATCTTTGCTGATATTGATGTGTTTGATATCGAGATCAACGAAAAAGATCCTGAGAAGTTTGTACAAATTGTAAAGGCGCTTGAACCAACGTTTGGTGGTATCAATCTCGAAGACATTAAATCTCCCGAATGCTTTTATATTGAACAGCGTTTAAAAGAGGAAATGAAAATTCCGCTGATGCACGATGATCAGCATGGTACGGCCATCATCAGTGCTGCTGCATTGCTGAATGCATTGGAATTACAGAAAAAGAAAATCGACAAAGTACAGATCGTTGTAAATGGCGCAGGCGCTGCGGCTATTTCCTGTATCAAGTTATATGTGGCATTGGGTGCAAAGAAAGAAAACATCAAAGTGTTCGACAGTAAAGGATTGATCCATGATGGAAGAACCGATCTTGATGAACAGAAGCAGTTGTTTGTGATCAAAAGCAAACCAATGACATTGGATGAAGGCATGAAGAATGCTGATGTGTTCATTGGTTTGAGTAAAGGAAATACTGTTTCGAAAGAAATGGTAAAAAGCATGGCGAAGAACCCGATCGTTTTTGCTATGGCCAATCCTGATCCGGAGATTACTTACGAAGATGCAACAGAAACAAGAAAAGATGTGATCATGGGTACGGGACGAAGTGATTATCCCAACCAGATCAACAACGTGTTAGGCTTCCCTTATATTTTCCGTGGTGCATTGGATGTGCGTGCAACAACCATCAACGAAGAAATGAAACTGGCTGCTGTAAAAGCACTGGCAGAACTAGCCAAAACACCTGTGCCTGATATTGTAAATATGGCTTACAACGAAACGAATATTGCGTTTGGTCCAAACTATATTATTCCAAAACCACTTGATCCCCGTTTGCTGAGTTATGTTGCACCTGCTGTTGCAAAAGCAGCAATGGATAGTGGTGTGGCACAACATCCTATTACCAATTGGGAAGAATATGAGAACATATTGAATCACCGACTGGGTATCGATAACCAATTGATGCGTGCAATTGGCAGCAAGGCGAGAAAAGATCCCAAGCGTGTGGTGTTTGCTGATGCAGAAAATGTAAAGGTGTTGAAAGCTGCACAACTGGCGTATGAAGAAGGAGTAGCCTACCCCATTTTATTGGGTGATGTTAAAAACATCAATGAAATTGCTGACGTAAATGGTATTGAACTGGAAGGTATCCCTGTGCTTGATCCTAAGAGCAAAGAGATGGAAGAGATGCGTCAGAAATTTGGCGAACTGTTTTTCCAGAAGCGTCAACGCAAAGGCTTGAACCGTTATGAAGCGGCAAAGTCAATGAAAGAACGCACACACTTTGGCTGTATGATGGTGGAAACAGGTGAAGCTGATGCAATGATCAGTGGATTGAGCCGCAAATATGCTGACACTATCCGTCCTGCACTGCAGATCATCGGCAAAGATGAAAATGTACGCAAGATCGCCGGCATGTATATCATGCTCACCAAACGTGGACCGTTGTTCCTTGCTGATGCAACAGTAAACTTTAATCCACGTGCTGATGAACTTGCAGACATTACACAACTTGTAGCAAAAGAAGTAAGATCTTTTGGTATTACACCACGTGTGGCTATGCTTAGCTATTCAAACTTTGGCAGCAGCGAGGGCAACGAATCAAAAATTGTTGCAAGAGCAAGAGAAATTGTGAAAGAACGTGAACCAAACCTTGTATGCGATGGTGAGGTACAACCACTTGTTGCGTTCAACAAAGAGATATTGAAAGAAAATTATCCGTTCAGTGAATTGGTGAATGGTGAACCGAATGTGTTGATCTTCCCCAACCTTGCCAGCGGTAATATTGCTTACAACCTGTTACAGGAAGTTGGTGAAGCCGATGCCATCGGCCCCATCTTACTTGGATTGAAAAAGCCTGTACACATTCTGCAATTGGGCAGTTCTGTACGTTCTATTTTCAACATGGTGTTGATCTCTGTGGTTGATGCACAAATGAAAACCAAAAGCAACACACAGGAAGCTGTAAAAAAATCACCGTGGTGGAAAAGGTTTCGCAAGGTGAGCCATGATATGTAG
- the scpB gene encoding SMC-Scp complex subunit ScpB encodes MELSVIIPHIEALIFAAERPLTTLELCDLVNSALGFIEDRANLDQTEAAISAIKEKYTSEFYPFEVRESGGGWQFLTKKEYHKTVAQINGDKFLKRLSTAALETLSIIAYKQPITKGEMEAIRGVSCDYAVQKLLEKELIVILGRNEKMPGHPLVYGTSRSFMDYFGINSPEDLPKIKEVISTDIIDPTGVQSDTLNVAGEEEQELSSTEALVVTEDGELLEQPISSVEEDQQEEAVVEDIIVTEEINEEEIVAEEESISQDEEEAQTEEEASEEHVVEEPQEEEETEDSDVEEEQDEEEKKD; translated from the coding sequence ATGGAACTTAGTGTTATCATCCCGCATATTGAAGCGCTCATCTTTGCAGCTGAACGTCCGCTTACCACATTGGAGCTTTGCGATCTTGTGAACAGTGCATTAGGTTTTATTGAAGACCGTGCAAACCTGGACCAGACAGAAGCAGCTATTTCAGCTATCAAAGAAAAATATACTTCTGAGTTTTATCCGTTTGAAGTGAGAGAGAGCGGCGGTGGCTGGCAGTTTCTTACAAAAAAAGAATATCACAAGACCGTTGCGCAGATCAATGGCGATAAATTCCTGAAACGTTTAAGTACGGCAGCATTGGAAACTCTTTCCATTATTGCGTACAAGCAACCAATCACCAAAGGTGAAATGGAAGCTATTCGTGGGGTAAGCTGTGATTACGCAGTACAGAAATTATTAGAAAAAGAACTGATCGTTATACTTGGTCGAAATGAAAAGATGCCGGGTCATCCATTGGTGTATGGCACCTCCCGTTCATTCATGGATTATTTTGGTATTAACTCACCGGAAGATCTGCCAAAGATCAAAGAAGTTATCTCTACAGATATTATTGACCCGACAGGTGTACAAAGCGACACATTGAATGTTGCGGGTGAAGAAGAACAGGAACTTTCTTCAACTGAAGCATTGGTAGTTACGGAAGATGGTGAGTTATTGGAACAACCCATCAGCAGTGTGGAAGAAGATCAACAGGAAGAAGCTGTTGTTGAAGACATCATTGTTACGGAAGAAATAAACGAGGAAGAAATTGTTGCAGAAGAAGAATCGATTTCACAGGACGAAGAGGAAGCACAAACTGAAGAAGAAGCAAGTGAAGAGCATGTTGTAGAAGAACCGCAGGAAGAGGAAGAAACGGAAGACAGTGATGTGGAAGAAGAACAAGATGAAGAAGAGAAAAAAGATTAA
- a CDS encoding DUF3667 domain-containing protein, with translation MQSNNCLNCGSVLESSSIFCPQCGQKADTHRLNFHHIWHDLVHAFTHADKGIFPLIWQLVFRPGIVAREYVDGKRKRYFNPFTFAFVVVGFASVILIGSGFASFSGGSAMPANPISIFLDKHVNLLIFLNIPLLALFNRLLFRRSGANYSENLVLAAYTSGQRSIFFSMLVAPIWLMFHPPFYPFLAFYLFCWSCYYGWACTQFYSGRKTVSFFKGMLSTLLTQVVTVILVSVTFYIYFRFFYKRH, from the coding sequence ATGCAATCTAACAACTGCCTAAACTGCGGCTCCGTACTGGAGTCCTCGTCAATTTTCTGCCCCCAATGCGGACAAAAAGCCGATACGCACCGGCTTAACTTCCATCATATCTGGCACGATCTGGTGCATGCGTTCACCCATGCCGATAAGGGGATCTTTCCACTGATCTGGCAGCTGGTATTCAGGCCGGGTATTGTGGCGAGGGAATATGTGGATGGAAAACGAAAAAGATATTTCAACCCTTTTACGTTTGCTTTTGTGGTAGTAGGCTTTGCCTCAGTGATCTTGATCGGTTCAGGGTTTGCCAGTTTTTCGGGAGGCTCAGCCATGCCTGCAAACCCCATTTCGATCTTCCTTGATAAACATGTAAACCTGCTTATTTTTTTAAACATCCCGTTGCTGGCATTATTTAACCGACTGCTTTTCCGTCGTTCTGGTGCGAATTATTCCGAGAACCTGGTACTTGCAGCGTACACATCGGGCCAACGTTCGATCTTTTTCAGCATGCTGGTAGCACCAATCTGGTTAATGTTTCACCCGCCATTTTATCCTTTTCTTGCTTTTTACCTTTTTTGCTGGAGTTGTTACTATGGTTGGGCCTGCACACAATTTTATAGTGGAAGAAAAACAGTCTCGTTTTTTAAAGGCATGCTTTCAACTCTGCTAACTCAGGTTGTAACCGTGATCCTGGTATCAGTGACCTTTTATATTTATTTCAGGTTCTTTTATAAAAGACATTAA
- the lysA gene encoding diaminopimelate decarboxylase: MTPSIPTNLLQQIASTYGTPVYVYHAEKIKQQYETLINAFSVLDIRIFYASKALTNIHIVRYLNSLGCNIDCSSINEVKLALHAGVAPENVLYTSNGISFAEIEEAVEAGVHVNIDSLSNLEKFGKKYGHSYPVGVRLRPNIMAGGNIKISTGHNKSKFGIPVEQIGELEAIVKANNIFIRTLHIHTGSEIKDADVFVKGIEVLFDLIPHFPELEVIDLGGGFKVPYIPGEKTADVASIGQKLKQAFDAHPLANNRKLQVWFEPGKFLVSECGYLVAEVNVLKQNGDTIIAGVNTGLNHLIRPMMYDAYHHITNLSNLNGTEKKYMVTGYICETDTFASDRLLPEIKEGDLLCFHNAGAYGFEMSSNYNSRYRPAEVMVKNGEAILIRKRESFDDLLKNIPA; the protein is encoded by the coding sequence ATGACTCCTTCTATCCCAACCAATCTTTTACAGCAGATCGCATCTACATATGGCACGCCGGTTTATGTTTATCATGCAGAAAAAATTAAGCAGCAATACGAAACATTGATCAATGCTTTTTCTGTGTTGGATATACGCATCTTTTATGCATCCAAAGCATTAACGAATATTCATATTGTCCGTTACCTCAACAGTCTTGGTTGTAATATCGATTGCAGCAGCATCAACGAAGTAAAACTGGCGCTGCATGCAGGCGTAGCTCCTGAAAATGTATTGTACACCAGCAACGGTATTTCATTTGCTGAAATTGAAGAAGCAGTAGAAGCAGGTGTGCATGTGAATATCGATAGTTTATCGAACCTTGAAAAATTCGGTAAGAAGTACGGACATAGTTACCCTGTTGGTGTAAGGCTTCGTCCAAACATCATGGCAGGTGGCAACATCAAAATTTCAACCGGTCATAATAAAAGTAAGTTTGGGATTCCCGTTGAGCAGATCGGAGAACTGGAAGCGATTGTGAAAGCAAATAACATTTTCATCCGAACATTACACATCCACACCGGAAGTGAAATAAAAGATGCTGATGTGTTTGTAAAAGGTATTGAAGTGTTGTTCGATCTTATTCCTCATTTTCCTGAACTTGAAGTGATCGATCTCGGCGGTGGTTTTAAAGTGCCTTATATCCCCGGAGAAAAAACGGCAGATGTTGCATCGATTGGACAAAAATTAAAACAGGCATTTGATGCACATCCATTAGCGAACAACCGAAAATTACAAGTATGGTTTGAGCCCGGTAAGTTTTTAGTGAGTGAATGTGGTTATTTAGTGGCTGAAGTAAATGTGCTGAAACAAAATGGCGATACCATCATTGCAGGCGTAAACACAGGACTCAATCATTTGATTAGACCAATGATGTATGATGCGTATCATCACATCACTAATCTTTCAAACCTCAACGGTACAGAAAAAAAATACATGGTCACAGGTTATATCTGTGAAACAGATACGTTTGCCAGCGATCGTTTATTACCTGAAATAAAAGAAGGCGATCTGCTTTGCTTCCATAATGCAGGTGCATATGGTTTTGAAATGAGCAGTAATTATAATTCACGCTACCGCCCTGCAGAAGTAATGGTGAAAAATGGAGAAGCAATCCTCATTCGCAAGCGGGAAAGCTTTGATGATCTGTTGAAGAATATTCCTGCTTGA
- the atpG gene encoding ATP synthase F1 subunit gamma, whose amino-acid sequence MPGQLKEVRNRIKSVQSTQQITKAMKMVSAAKLRKAQDAIIQMRPYAQKLQDMLSNIVSNSDGSVNMKLAAERPVNKVLIILVTSDRGLCGGYNANLVKLARLTIAEQYAEQQQKGNVQVWGIGKKGFEAMLRNGYKTSDTYKDIFLHLSFENVQQASAAAMDAFVKGEFDVVELVYSQFKNAATQQFKLERFLPIPKVVSKEGAAKTKSDFIFEPGKEELVTELMPKILNTQLFKAVLDANASEHGARMTAMDKASDNANELLRSLRISYNRARQAAITTELTEIVSGAAALNS is encoded by the coding sequence ATGCCCGGACAATTAAAAGAGGTACGTAACAGGATCAAAAGTGTTCAAAGCACCCAGCAGATCACGAAAGCCATGAAAATGGTGAGTGCAGCCAAACTCCGTAAAGCACAGGATGCCATCATCCAGATGCGCCCTTATGCACAGAAACTGCAGGATATGCTGAGCAATATTGTGAGCAACAGCGATGGTAGTGTAAACATGAAACTGGCAGCTGAGCGTCCGGTAAATAAAGTATTGATCATTCTTGTTACCAGCGATCGTGGTTTATGCGGTGGTTACAATGCCAATCTGGTAAAACTTGCCCGCCTTACAATTGCTGAGCAATACGCAGAGCAACAGCAAAAAGGTAATGTGCAGGTGTGGGGTATTGGTAAAAAAGGCTTTGAAGCAATGTTGCGTAACGGTTACAAGACAAGCGACACGTATAAAGATATTTTCCTTCACCTGAGTTTTGAAAATGTACAACAGGCTTCAGCTGCGGCAATGGATGCGTTTGTAAAAGGTGAGTTTGATGTGGTTGAACTGGTATACAGCCAATTTAAAAACGCAGCTACACAACAATTTAAACTGGAGCGCTTCCTCCCTATTCCAAAAGTGGTGAGCAAAGAAGGTGCTGCCAAAACAAAATCTGATTTCATCTTCGAACCGGGTAAAGAAGAACTCGTTACCGAGTTGATGCCGAAGATCCTCAATACACAATTATTCAAAGCAGTGCTTGATGCAAATGCATCGGAGCATGGTGCACGTATGACGGCCATGGATAAGGCAAGTGATAACGCCAACGAATTGTTGCGTTCACTCCGCATCAGCTATAACCGTGCACGCCAGGCAGCCATTACAACTGAGTTGACTGAGATCGTAAGTGGTGCAGCAGCATTGAATAGTTAA